A stretch of Imperialibacter roseus DNA encodes these proteins:
- a CDS encoding sodium:solute symporter, with the protein MNSFETLDWIVIVGYFVVIGGLAAWVISRKQKTTEDYFLAGRNIGWFVVGASIFASNIGSEHVVGLAGTGAGDKIPMLIYELHAWIVLMLGWVFLPFYIRSGVFTMPEFLEKRFSPGTRWFLSVFSLIAYVLTKVSVTVYAGGIVIASLLQIDFWFGALMTVILTGIYTVLGGMKAVVYTEALQTIVLVIGAGTLTFIGLDAVGGWDGMRSALEPGYLNMWRPPSDPDFPWPSLVFSSTIVGIWYWCTDQYIVQRVLSAKNIKEGRRGTIFGGLLKLLPVFLFLIPGVVALALKNRGELSWDTPDQAFATLLMAKMPVGLKGLVAAGLLAALMSSLASVFNSCSTLFTVDIYKKLRPETPDDKLLKVGRIATGIVVVLGILWIPIMQNISGVLYEYLQSVQSYIAPPIAAVFLLGIFHKRINSRGALTTLIVGMAVVFIRLSLELASDSLNPNSFLYAFGNVNFLTFSSWFFLFSILVCLVVSMTSAAPSAEQIKGLTFSTLSAEQKTENRASYNAWDIVFSLVVLAIVVYIMTSFTG; encoded by the coding sequence ATGAACAGTTTTGAAACGCTAGACTGGATAGTCATTGTCGGCTATTTTGTGGTAATCGGTGGCCTCGCCGCCTGGGTCATTTCCCGAAAACAAAAAACTACTGAAGACTACTTCCTTGCAGGCCGCAACATTGGATGGTTTGTGGTTGGCGCCTCCATTTTTGCTTCCAACATCGGTTCGGAGCATGTGGTCGGTTTGGCCGGCACCGGAGCAGGCGACAAAATACCTATGCTTATTTATGAGCTGCATGCCTGGATTGTGCTCATGCTTGGCTGGGTATTTCTTCCCTTCTACATCCGCAGTGGTGTTTTCACCATGCCCGAGTTTCTCGAAAAAAGGTTCAGCCCGGGAACACGCTGGTTCCTGAGCGTCTTTTCATTAATAGCCTATGTGTTAACAAAAGTCTCCGTAACGGTGTATGCCGGTGGAATTGTGATCGCCTCCTTACTGCAAATCGACTTTTGGTTTGGCGCTTTAATGACAGTTATTCTTACTGGAATTTACACGGTATTGGGTGGTATGAAGGCCGTGGTATACACCGAAGCGCTACAAACTATTGTGCTTGTTATTGGCGCAGGCACACTTACGTTCATTGGTCTCGATGCCGTTGGCGGTTGGGATGGCATGCGGTCAGCGCTGGAGCCAGGCTACCTCAACATGTGGCGCCCACCAAGCGATCCTGACTTTCCGTGGCCAAGTCTGGTTTTCTCCAGCACCATTGTCGGCATTTGGTACTGGTGCACCGACCAGTACATTGTGCAAAGAGTGCTATCTGCCAAAAACATCAAAGAAGGACGCCGGGGCACCATTTTCGGCGGGTTATTAAAGTTGCTTCCAGTGTTTCTGTTTCTTATTCCGGGCGTGGTTGCACTAGCCTTGAAAAACCGTGGCGAGCTTTCGTGGGACACACCTGACCAGGCCTTTGCCACGTTGTTGATGGCCAAGATGCCAGTGGGCCTCAAAGGGCTTGTGGCAGCAGGCTTGCTGGCCGCCCTGATGAGTTCACTTGCCTCAGTGTTTAATTCGTGTTCCACGCTTTTCACGGTTGATATTTACAAAAAGCTAAGGCCCGAAACCCCAGACGACAAGCTGCTGAAAGTAGGCCGGATAGCCACTGGCATCGTCGTTGTGTTGGGCATCCTTTGGATTCCTATCATGCAGAACATTTCGGGTGTATTGTATGAATACCTGCAATCGGTACAGTCGTACATTGCGCCACCAATTGCGGCTGTGTTCTTATTGGGCATTTTCCATAAAAGAATCAATTCGAGGGGCGCATTAACTACACTTATCGTTGGTATGGCCGTGGTTTTTATCAGACTCTCACTGGAGTTGGCAAGCGATTCGCTTAATCCTAACAGCTTCTTGTATGCCTTCGGAAACGTGAACTTCCTTACGTTTTCATCGTGGTTCTTTTTGTTCTCCATTTTGGTCTGTCTGGTCGTCAGTATGACTTCTGCCGCACCATCAGCCGAACAAATAAAAGGGCTTACGTTTAGCACTTTGAGCGCTGAACAAAAAACCGAAAACAGGGCCAGCTACAACGCCTGGGATATTGTTTTCTCGCTGGTAGTGCTGGCCATTGTGGTCTATATCATGACCAGCTTTACAGGATAA
- the fucP gene encoding L-fucose:H+ symporter permease → MSSKQNYTLGFVLVTSLFFLWGFPNDLTNPMVEVFKNVLNISNVKASYVQLAFYGGYGTMAIPAALFIRKYSYKSSIILGLFLFMLGSLLMYPSALLVSYNLFLVSFYILTFGLAFLETTANPMILELGPAETATQRLNLSQAFNPIGALTGQVIARIYVVDRLDTKIGADAPTELLSLEQKQQIIEHDLSIVSTPYIVLGFVVLAIMILFMVVKIDDPARHVDKLDLRTTFKKLFANKDYYEGVLAQFFYVACQIMVWTFIYQYVTNLNESRPMDDQLNATVYVVASTILFLTARWICTFLFRYINSARLMLIFAMLGSVLCIGAILINGMVGLYCLVGVSFAMSLMFPTIYGIALRGMGDEAKLGSAGLILAIVGGALMPPLQGGIIDWGGTGLNDLQLFGSIPEVNFSFILPLFCLLLVGIYCLRVMKRNKALS, encoded by the coding sequence ATGTCGAGCAAGCAAAACTACACCCTGGGGTTTGTCTTAGTGACTTCCCTATTCTTTCTGTGGGGCTTCCCCAACGACCTTACCAACCCAATGGTTGAGGTGTTTAAAAATGTGCTAAACATTTCCAATGTAAAAGCCTCTTATGTCCAACTCGCCTTCTACGGAGGCTACGGCACCATGGCCATCCCAGCAGCACTGTTCATTAGAAAGTACAGCTATAAATCGAGCATTATTCTCGGGCTCTTTCTTTTTATGCTGGGATCGTTGCTCATGTATCCGTCGGCGCTGCTTGTGAGCTACAACTTGTTTTTAGTATCATTCTATATCCTCACGTTTGGCCTGGCATTCCTTGAAACCACAGCCAACCCAATGATCCTGGAACTGGGGCCAGCAGAGACAGCCACGCAGCGGTTGAACCTGTCACAGGCTTTCAACCCTATCGGCGCACTTACGGGGCAGGTGATTGCACGGATTTATGTCGTCGACAGGCTTGATACAAAAATTGGCGCCGATGCCCCCACGGAATTACTGTCTTTAGAACAGAAACAGCAAATCATTGAGCATGACCTCTCCATTGTAAGCACTCCTTATATAGTGCTTGGTTTCGTGGTCCTCGCTATCATGATTTTGTTTATGGTGGTGAAAATTGACGATCCCGCCAGGCATGTGGACAAGCTCGATTTAAGAACGACATTCAAAAAACTATTCGCTAACAAGGACTACTACGAAGGCGTTTTGGCTCAGTTTTTCTACGTAGCCTGCCAAATCATGGTGTGGACGTTTATTTATCAGTACGTGACAAATTTGAATGAGTCACGGCCGATGGATGATCAGTTGAATGCAACAGTTTACGTGGTAGCTTCCACCATCTTGTTTTTGACTGCCCGCTGGATATGCACATTTCTATTTCGCTACATCAACTCAGCCAGACTGATGCTCATTTTTGCTATGCTTGGGTCTGTGCTTTGTATTGGCGCCATACTTATTAACGGCATGGTAGGCTTGTACTGCCTGGTAGGCGTTTCCTTTGCCATGTCGCTGATGTTTCCAACGATCTATGGCATTGCCCTCAGGGGCATGGGCGATGAGGCAAAACTAGGGTCAGCCGGACTGATACTGGCCATAGTGGGTGGTGCTTTGATGCCACCTCTTCAGGGAGGCATCATCGATTGGGGAGGAACCGGATTAAATGACTTGCAATTGTTTGGCTCCATTCCTGAGGTCAACTTTTCTTTTATCTTACCGTTATTCTGCCTCCTTTTAGTAGGCATATATTGCCTGAGAGTAATGAAAAGAAATAAAGCACTTTCGTAA
- a CDS encoding L-rhamnose mutarotase, translating to MQTFYLTLDLKDDPQLIADYERHHQQVWPEILDSIKESGIEQMEIYRSGNRLFMVMKANSTFSFEKKAAMDATNPKVQEWEKLMWRYQQALPTAKPGEKWLLMDKIFSLTEQLNKNV from the coding sequence ATGCAGACTTTTTATCTGACACTTGACCTGAAAGATGATCCACAACTCATAGCTGACTATGAAAGGCATCACCAGCAAGTGTGGCCGGAAATTTTGGACAGCATCAAAGAAAGTGGAATAGAGCAGATGGAAATATACCGCTCAGGCAACCGGCTCTTTATGGTGATGAAAGCGAATAGTACTTTTAGCTTCGAGAAGAAGGCTGCAATGGATGCCACAAACCCGAAAGTACAGGAATGGGAAAAATTGATGTGGAGATACCAGCAGGCACTGCCCACAGCTAAACCTGGCGAAAAGTGGCTTTTAATGGATAAAATATTTTCTTTGACTGAACAACTGAATAAGAATGTATAA
- a CDS encoding SDR family NAD(P)-dependent oxidoreductase — protein sequence MYNLKNKTAVITGGASGIGKATVFAFARAGANVQIIDVNQANVDATLADLKSEGLTAPAHICDISKQTEVRKLFTTIGDIHILVNNAGIAHIGRADTTSEDDFQRVMDVNVKGVYNCIHEAIPIMKKLGGGVILNMASVAAQMGIADRFAYSTSKGAIYAMTLSVAKDYLADNIRCNSVSPGRVHTPFVDGFLAKNYPGKEQEMFDKLSKTQPIGRMGTPDEVGHLVLYLCSDEASFITGTDYPIDGGFIKLNT from the coding sequence ATGTATAATCTTAAAAATAAGACGGCCGTCATTACAGGAGGTGCCAGCGGTATTGGAAAAGCAACTGTCTTTGCCTTTGCAAGAGCCGGTGCTAACGTGCAAATCATTGACGTGAACCAAGCCAATGTCGACGCCACCCTCGCCGATCTAAAATCTGAAGGGCTTACTGCGCCTGCTCACATCTGCGATATTAGTAAACAAACGGAAGTACGGAAGCTTTTTACAACCATCGGCGACATCCATATCCTGGTGAACAATGCCGGCATTGCCCACATTGGCAGAGCCGACACAACCAGCGAAGATGACTTCCAACGGGTGATGGATGTGAATGTAAAAGGCGTCTACAATTGTATTCATGAGGCTATACCAATCATGAAAAAGCTTGGGGGCGGTGTAATTCTCAATATGGCCAGCGTGGCTGCGCAAATGGGTATCGCTGATCGTTTTGCCTATTCCACCAGCAAGGGGGCTATCTATGCCATGACATTGTCTGTTGCCAAAGATTACCTTGCCGACAATATCCGGTGCAACAGCGTTTCTCCCGGCAGAGTGCACACGCCTTTTGTAGATGGGTTTTTGGCGAAGAACTACCCGGGCAAAGAGCAGGAAATGTTCGACAAACTTTCAAAAACACAGCCGATAGGCCGAATGGGCACACCCGATGAAGTTGGCCACCTGGTCTTGTATTTGTGTTCCGATGAGGCTTCCTTTATCACCGGAACTGATTACCCAATTGACGGCGGATTTATAAAACTTAATACCTAG
- a CDS encoding fumarylacetoacetate hydrolase family protein produces the protein MQLLRFGPAGKEKPGVAIDGQHFDVSPLGEDYDEKFFGTGGLERLKGFVERNKSSLDKVPAGARLGSPIARPSKIVCIGLNYADHAKESGAKIPEEPILFMKSTTSLVGPNDEVMIPKNSVKTDWEVELAVIIGAKASYVSEADAMKHVAGYCLHNDVSEREFQLERGGTWDKGKGCDTFAPLGPYVVTPDEIKDINNVRLWLSVNGKMMQDGSTSDLIFKVPFLISYLSQFMTLLPGDVISTGTPKGVGLGFNPPIYLKPGDVMELGIDGMGVSKQKVVAWRA, from the coding sequence ATGCAACTACTAAGATTCGGCCCGGCGGGCAAAGAAAAACCAGGTGTAGCCATCGACGGCCAGCACTTTGACGTATCACCCCTCGGTGAGGACTATGACGAAAAATTCTTCGGAACTGGTGGCCTGGAAAGGCTAAAAGGCTTTGTTGAAAGAAATAAATCCTCTCTTGACAAAGTGCCTGCTGGTGCCAGGCTCGGCAGCCCCATTGCCCGGCCTTCCAAAATTGTCTGCATAGGCCTCAATTATGCCGATCATGCTAAAGAATCTGGCGCCAAAATTCCCGAAGAGCCAATCCTTTTCATGAAGTCTACAACATCACTTGTAGGACCAAATGATGAGGTAATGATTCCGAAAAACTCGGTAAAAACTGACTGGGAGGTGGAACTGGCCGTCATCATTGGAGCGAAGGCAAGCTACGTTTCAGAAGCAGATGCCATGAAACACGTGGCCGGCTATTGTTTGCACAACGACGTGTCGGAGCGTGAGTTCCAGCTGGAGCGTGGTGGCACCTGGGACAAAGGCAAGGGCTGCGACACATTTGCCCCCCTCGGACCCTATGTGGTCACTCCCGATGAAATAAAAGACATAAACAATGTGCGTCTTTGGCTGTCCGTTAACGGAAAAATGATGCAGGACGGCTCCACCTCAGACCTGATCTTTAAGGTGCCATTCCTCATCTCTTACCTGAGCCAGTTCATGACCTTGCTTCCAGGTGATGTTATTTCCACAGGAACACCAAAAGGTGTTGGACTAGGTTTCAATCCGCCGATTTACCTGAAGCCTGGCGACGTAATGGAGCTGGGCATCGACGGCATGGGCGTGTCGAAGCAGAAGGTAGTTGCGTGGAGGGCCTGA
- a CDS encoding amidohydrolase family protein, producing the protein MPKIDAHQHFWKYDSARHGWINGSMKVIQRDFMPDDLEPVLHAHGIDSCVLVQVDQNQQENEFQLANAQANDFIKGVVGWVDLQAEDIEQQLASLSKHKKLKGFRHILQGEADDAFMLRPAFRNGIGKLRKFGFTYDILIFPKHLKNACQLVKEFPDQPFVLDHLAKPYIKAGKIEEWKKDISALAQFNNVMCKVSGMVTEAEWKNWQKADFTPYLDVVVEGFGMDRLMFGSDWPVCLCAADYTQVVDLVDDYFSSFSKSEQAAFWGGNAARFYNLE; encoded by the coding sequence ATGCCAAAAATTGATGCTCATCAGCACTTTTGGAAGTACGATTCGGCCCGACATGGCTGGATCAACGGCTCCATGAAGGTGATACAGCGGGATTTTATGCCCGATGACCTGGAGCCGGTGCTTCATGCGCACGGCATCGATAGCTGTGTGCTCGTACAAGTCGATCAAAACCAGCAGGAAAATGAATTTCAGCTGGCGAACGCACAAGCCAACGATTTTATCAAGGGCGTAGTGGGCTGGGTGGATTTACAAGCTGAAGACATTGAGCAGCAGCTCGCCTCGCTTAGCAAGCATAAAAAATTGAAAGGGTTTCGGCACATCCTGCAGGGAGAGGCCGACGACGCTTTTATGTTGCGGCCGGCCTTTCGAAATGGGATCGGGAAGCTCAGGAAATTTGGATTCACATATGACATCCTCATTTTCCCAAAGCACCTGAAAAATGCCTGCCAGCTAGTCAAAGAGTTTCCCGATCAGCCGTTTGTGTTGGATCATCTTGCCAAGCCCTACATCAAGGCAGGCAAGATTGAGGAATGGAAAAAGGACATTAGTGCACTGGCCCAGTTCAACAACGTTATGTGCAAGGTATCTGGCATGGTCACCGAAGCTGAGTGGAAAAACTGGCAAAAGGCTGACTTTACGCCTTATCTTGATGTGGTGGTTGAAGGCTTTGGAATGGACCGCCTCATGTTCGGCTCCGACTGGCCCGTTTGCCTTTGTGCAGCCGACTACACGCAGGTGGTTGATCTCGTCGACGATTATTTTTCCAGCTTTTCAAAGAGCGAGCAAGCAGCTTTTTGGGGCGGAAATGCTGCGAGGTTTTATAATTTGGAGTGA
- a CDS encoding L-fucose dehydrogenase — MNLHLKDKVIIVTGGGRGIGEAISKTLAEEGAIPVVISLDEQDNLKVVADIEKSGGKAYQRSTQLTSPEECEKAVQFAFEKAGRIDGLVNNAGVNDSVNLEHGSYEKFMASIHKNVVHYYMIAHYALPYLKANKGAIVNIVSKTAETGQGGTSAYAAANGGRNALTREWAVELLKYGIRVNGVVVSECWTPMYEWFVAQQPNPKEYLKKVTDRIPLENRMTTPEEIANTVAFLLSDRSSHTTGQLIHVDGGYVHLDRAL; from the coding sequence ATGAATCTACACCTAAAAGACAAAGTAATCATCGTCACCGGCGGCGGAAGAGGCATAGGTGAAGCCATTTCCAAAACCCTGGCGGAAGAAGGTGCCATTCCCGTCGTCATAAGTCTTGATGAGCAAGACAACCTGAAGGTGGTGGCCGACATAGAGAAGTCAGGAGGGAAAGCTTACCAGCGCTCGACGCAATTGACCAGCCCGGAAGAATGCGAAAAAGCCGTGCAATTTGCTTTTGAAAAAGCTGGGCGGATTGACGGCTTAGTGAATAATGCTGGCGTTAACGACAGTGTGAACCTGGAGCATGGCAGCTACGAAAAGTTTATGGCAAGCATCCATAAAAACGTGGTGCACTACTATATGATTGCTCATTATGCCCTGCCCTACCTCAAAGCGAATAAAGGTGCCATCGTGAACATCGTGTCGAAAACCGCCGAAACCGGACAGGGTGGCACATCTGCCTACGCAGCGGCCAATGGCGGGCGCAATGCCCTCACCCGGGAGTGGGCAGTGGAGCTGCTGAAATACGGTATTCGTGTCAATGGCGTGGTGGTGTCTGAGTGCTGGACGCCCATGTACGAATGGTTTGTGGCCCAGCAGCCCAACCCAAAAGAGTACCTGAAAAAAGTAACAGACCGGATTCCGCTGGAAAACCGAATGACAACACCGGAAGAAATCGCCAACACAGTTGCGTTTCTGCTTTCTGACAGATCGAGCCACACCACCGGACAACTTATCCATGTCGATGGCGGCTACGTTCACCTCGACAGAGCACTTTAA
- a CDS encoding zinc-binding alcohol dehydrogenase family protein, with the protein MKSLICTTPGQFDYQDLPEPSFSKGNTILKIKRIGICGTDLHAYEGTQPYFNYPRILGHELAAEIAETDAPGFSKGEQVTFIPYFNCGTCIACTSGRPNCCETLKVSGVHIDGGMAEYLSVPSYSLVHGNDHTLEELALVEPLAIGAHAVRRAQIRKGEFALVIGAGPIGLGIMEFARIAGAKVIAMDINDQRLAFCKEKNIVALTVNPSEGNPAETIKDITGGSMPTVVFDATGSLFAINKAFSYMAHSARYILVGLQKGDITFSHPEFHKREGTLMSSRNATREDFEHVLACMKSKLIDPGTYITHRVAFDKVKKTFDSWLDPKTGVIKAMVEI; encoded by the coding sequence ATGAAATCTCTTATTTGCACTACACCCGGCCAATTCGATTATCAGGATCTTCCAGAACCGTCCTTTTCCAAGGGCAACACCATCCTGAAAATCAAAAGGATAGGCATCTGCGGTACTGATCTTCATGCCTACGAAGGCACACAGCCCTACTTCAATTACCCGAGAATCCTGGGGCACGAACTAGCAGCTGAGATAGCCGAAACAGACGCTCCAGGCTTCTCAAAAGGCGAGCAAGTTACCTTCATCCCCTACTTCAACTGCGGCACCTGCATTGCCTGCACTTCTGGCAGGCCCAACTGCTGCGAAACCCTTAAAGTAAGTGGTGTGCACATCGACGGCGGCATGGCTGAGTACCTTTCTGTCCCTTCTTATTCTTTGGTGCATGGCAACGATCATACCTTAGAAGAACTGGCTCTTGTGGAGCCGCTGGCGATAGGGGCCCACGCAGTAAGACGTGCGCAAATAAGAAAGGGCGAATTTGCGCTCGTGATTGGTGCCGGGCCTATTGGGTTGGGCATTATGGAGTTTGCCAGAATAGCCGGTGCCAAAGTCATAGCAATGGATATCAACGACCAGCGACTAGCCTTTTGCAAAGAAAAAAACATTGTGGCCCTTACAGTTAATCCTTCAGAAGGAAACCCCGCCGAAACCATAAAGGACATCACAGGCGGTAGCATGCCAACAGTGGTTTTCGATGCCACTGGCAGCCTTTTTGCCATCAATAAAGCTTTTAGCTACATGGCTCACAGCGCCCGGTACATACTCGTTGGTCTGCAAAAAGGAGACATCACATTTAGTCATCCGGAGTTTCACAAACGGGAAGGCACCCTGATGAGCAGCCGCAATGCCACCCGGGAAGACTTTGAACATGTGCTGGCCTGCATGAAAAGCAAACTCATCGACCCGGGTACCTATATCACACACCGGGTCGCCTTTGATAAAGTAAAGAAAACTTTCGACTCCTGGCTCGATCCAAAAACAGGCGTCATCAAAGCGATGGTAGAGATATAA
- a CDS encoding tagaturonate reductase, whose amino-acid sequence MKLTKQTLQEIEFPKGTAVPPSNVFNLPEKVLQFGTGILLRGLIDYFIDKANRQGVFNGRVVVIKSTDRGGADEFQEQDGLYTHVVRGIQEGKTVDQTIVNSSISRVLSAKSEWEEIMKCAVNPDIEVIVSNTTEVGIALLDGDKITAKPPTSFPGKLLAILQARYTAGLPGFVIVPTELIVDNGQKLKDIVLTLAKQNQLDTALIKWISEANHFCSSLVDRIVPGKLPDTDRNFDYADDLAILSEPYSLWAIEASDPKVNEVLSFAKADKGVVIAPDITKYRELKLRLLNGTHTLSSGIGVLAGIETVKEGMKDNALSGFIETLMMQELAPAISGPSLSVDEARSYGQTVLDRFRNPFIQHKWLSITLQYSSKIKMRDLPILLKHYEQKSDVPSLFALGFAASICFMKSEAKGSEYYGTANGKEYLIQDDKAGYLSDLWKKYGAEKIANAVLRDESLWSADLTRLPGFEKDVTEKLSLISSGGMRAALQTVL is encoded by the coding sequence ATGAAACTTACCAAACAAACCCTTCAAGAAATTGAATTCCCGAAAGGAACCGCTGTGCCTCCCTCCAACGTCTTTAACCTCCCGGAAAAAGTGCTGCAGTTTGGCACAGGCATCCTGCTTCGTGGACTTATCGACTACTTCATCGATAAAGCCAACAGACAAGGGGTTTTCAACGGTAGAGTTGTCGTTATTAAGTCGACAGACCGGGGAGGCGCCGACGAATTCCAGGAGCAGGACGGGCTATATACCCATGTAGTCAGAGGCATTCAAGAAGGAAAAACTGTTGACCAAACAATTGTCAACAGCAGTATCAGCCGGGTGCTTTCCGCTAAAAGCGAGTGGGAAGAAATCATGAAATGTGCGGTCAATCCCGACATAGAGGTCATTGTTTCCAACACCACCGAAGTGGGAATTGCTTTACTTGACGGAGATAAAATCACGGCCAAGCCTCCAACATCATTTCCTGGTAAGCTGCTGGCCATATTACAGGCTCGCTACACTGCCGGCCTACCAGGATTTGTCATCGTGCCCACAGAACTTATTGTCGACAATGGACAAAAGCTGAAAGACATCGTGCTTACTTTGGCAAAACAAAACCAGCTGGACACAGCTTTGATCAAGTGGATTTCCGAAGCCAACCACTTCTGTAGTTCTCTTGTCGACAGAATAGTGCCGGGAAAACTTCCCGATACTGACCGCAATTTCGACTACGCTGATGACCTGGCCATTCTTTCTGAACCCTATAGTTTGTGGGCCATCGAAGCGTCTGATCCAAAAGTAAACGAGGTGCTTTCTTTTGCCAAAGCAGACAAAGGCGTAGTGATTGCACCAGATATTACAAAATACCGGGAGCTGAAGCTGCGACTGCTCAACGGAACGCACACCCTTTCAAGTGGCATAGGAGTGCTCGCTGGCATCGAAACGGTGAAAGAAGGCATGAAAGACAATGCACTGTCTGGCTTCATTGAAACCCTCATGATGCAGGAATTGGCCCCAGCCATCAGCGGGCCATCACTTTCGGTAGACGAAGCCAGAAGCTACGGACAAACCGTTCTTGACCGGTTTCGCAATCCATTTATCCAACACAAATGGCTCAGCATCACCTTGCAGTATTCTTCCAAAATAAAGATGCGAGACCTGCCGATTCTGTTAAAGCACTACGAGCAAAAGAGCGACGTACCCTCACTTTTCGCCCTTGGTTTTGCAGCGTCCATTTGTTTTATGAAATCAGAAGCAAAAGGGTCTGAGTACTATGGAACCGCCAATGGAAAAGAATACCTGATCCAGGATGACAAAGCTGGCTACCTGAGCGACCTTTGGAAAAAGTACGGTGCTGAGAAAATAGCCAATGCTGTACTCAGGGACGAAAGCCTTTGGAGCGCCGATCTCACCAGGCTACCCGGCTTCGAAAAAGATGTCACCGAAAAACTCTCCCTTATTTCTTCCGGCGGAATGAGGGCTGCACTGCAAACTGTTTTGTAA
- a CDS encoding UxaA family hydrolase, protein MNAKVLKVHPADNVIVALTDLAQGDTVSLDGASYTLKEPIAAKHKFTMNDMAQGDKIKMYGLVVGTAKNPIAKGMRISVENTTHAVGDLHAREKKNNWVAPDVSKWKSKTFMGYHRSDGSVGTANYWVVVPMVFCENKNVDSLKEALLEELGFSSPKKYKQFTKRLISMYQSGQSVSDIQEVAFDETTIGVSNNPLFPNVDGIRFLTHSMGCGGTRQDAQALCGLLAGYITNPNVAGATVLSLGCQNAQASILKEEIDKRSPKFNKPFQVFEQQKMGREADLIGEAVKQIFTGLIIANQSHREPASLSKLCVGLECGGSDGFSGISANPAIGYTSDLISALGGSVILSEFPELCGVEQELCDRCVDEATANRFVDLMTRYNQRAHEAGSGFDMNPSPGNIKDGLITDAIKSAGAAKKGGTSPVMDVLDYPEKVRKQGLTLLCTPGNDVESTTGMVGSGATICLFTTGLGTPTGNPIAPVIKLSSNTKLYEKMPDIIDINTGPIIEGSETIEQAGGRILDYLIKVASGEEKCAADRNGQEDFIPWKRGVSL, encoded by the coding sequence ATGAACGCTAAAGTCCTTAAAGTACACCCAGCCGACAACGTCATCGTTGCCCTCACCGACCTTGCCCAGGGCGACACAGTGAGCCTGGACGGGGCCAGCTACACACTCAAAGAACCCATTGCCGCCAAGCATAAGTTCACCATGAATGACATGGCTCAGGGCGATAAAATCAAAATGTACGGCCTGGTGGTAGGCACTGCTAAAAATCCCATTGCAAAGGGCATGAGAATCTCCGTTGAGAACACCACGCATGCAGTGGGCGACCTTCATGCAAGAGAGAAAAAAAACAACTGGGTCGCCCCCGATGTTAGCAAGTGGAAAAGCAAAACGTTCATGGGTTATCACCGGTCGGACGGATCTGTCGGCACTGCCAACTACTGGGTAGTGGTGCCGATGGTTTTTTGTGAAAACAAAAACGTTGACTCGTTGAAAGAGGCACTTCTGGAAGAACTTGGGTTCTCTAGCCCAAAAAAATACAAGCAGTTCACAAAACGACTGATTTCTATGTACCAGTCGGGGCAGAGTGTTTCCGACATACAGGAAGTGGCTTTTGACGAAACCACCATTGGTGTTAGCAACAACCCACTTTTCCCCAATGTAGACGGCATCCGCTTCCTCACCCACTCCATGGGCTGTGGCGGCACCCGGCAGGATGCGCAGGCACTTTGTGGTTTGTTGGCTGGCTATATCACCAACCCCAATGTTGCTGGTGCAACGGTGCTAAGCCTTGGTTGTCAAAATGCACAAGCGAGCATTTTGAAAGAAGAAATTGACAAGCGCTCCCCTAAGTTCAACAAGCCTTTTCAGGTGTTTGAACAGCAGAAAATGGGCCGTGAAGCAGACCTTATCGGTGAGGCTGTGAAACAGATCTTTACAGGACTGATCATCGCCAACCAGTCACATAGAGAGCCCGCATCGTTGAGCAAACTTTGCGTGGGGCTGGAATGTGGCGGTTCCGATGGATTCTCGGGCATCTCGGCCAATCCGGCTATCGGCTATACTTCCGATCTCATATCAGCCCTGGGTGGCTCCGTCATCCTTTCGGAGTTTCCTGAGCTTTGCGGAGTAGAACAAGAACTTTGCGACCGCTGTGTCGACGAAGCCACAGCCAATCGGTTCGTCGACCTGATGACTCGCTACAACCAACGAGCCCACGAGGCAGGTTCCGGCTTCGACATGAACCCCTCGCCAGGCAATATCAAGGATGGCTTGATCACTGATGCTATCAAATCGGCAGGAGCGGCGAAAAAAGGTGGCACTTCGCCGGTAATGGATGTGCTCGACTACCCCGAAAAGGTGCGCAAGCAAGGCCTTACGCTACTTTGCACACCTGGGAATGATGTGGAATCAACAACGGGCATGGTTGGCTCCGGCGCAACAATCTGCCTCTTCACAACTGGCCTGGGCACGCCTACAGGCAATCCGATAGCCCCGGTCATCAAGCTGTCGAGTAATACCAAGCTGTATGAAAAAATGCCTGACATCATTGATATCAATACAGGCCCCATTATCGAAGGCAGCGAAACTATCGAACAAGCAGGCGGGCGCATCCTCGATTACTTGATCAAAGTGGCTAGTGGCGAAGAAAAATGTGCAGCTGATCGAAATGGCCAGGAAGATTTTATTCCCTGGAAGAGGGGTGTTTCCCTTTAA